From the Halomonas sp. MCCC 1A13316 genome, the window TGGCATGCATGACTCCCCTGGGCATGGAACAAGGAAAAACCAAGTCTAGCATGACCCTCTGGAGGCGACACCGCTTGCAATCGGTCGCTTGCGCCCGCATACCCTACTTAAAGTATTCCCCACGACGACCCGGAGCCAGACAGGCATGAGCGATTGGATAACCGCCCTGGGTGGGCGACGCGTGAGCGATGAACGGGTGGCATTCGATACTCCCGACCCCGCCCGCCAGGCCAAGGAGCGCACCGTCATCACGCCTCTCGTCCAATTTGGCGTACTCGACGTGACCGGGCCCGGTGCCGGAAAGCTGCTGCAAGGCCAGACCAGTGCCCAGGTCGATCTCGCCGATGGCGACTACGCCCCGTTGACCTGCTTCTGCAGCGCCAAGGGGCGCATGCTGGCCAACGCCCAACTATTGCGAATCGACGCCGACCGTTACCGCCTGATCCTGCATCGCGGCCTGCTGGAGCCGCTGCGTGACCACCTCAAGAAGTTTGCTCCCTTCTACAAGAGCGAGCTTTCCATTCGTGACGACCTGGCGCTGCTGGGGCTGACCGGCAAGGAAGCTCTCGCCCTGGCCGAGGTGCACTTCGACGTCACGCCGCCCGCGCTGTGGCATCAGGTCGGCGACCAGGAGTTCCAGTTGCTGGCCCATCCCGGCCCGCAGCAGCGGCTGTTGGCCTGCCTGCCGCTGCCCCAGGCCGAAGCGATTGCCAGCCGCCTCGCCGAACAGGCACTTCTGGTGGGCAATGCCGTATGGTGCCTGCAAGACATTCAGGCCGGACTCGCCTGGCTCACCCCCACCCATCAGGATGCCCTGCTGCCGCAGATGATCAATTGGGAGGCGCTGGGTGGCGTCAGTTTCAAGAAAGGCTGCTACACCGGCCAGGAAGTCGTGGCGCGTGCGCATTTTCGCGGCCAGGTGAAGAAGCGCCTGGTGCGGGCCCAGCTGGAAGGCGATCGCCTGCCCGAACTGGGTACAACAGTGGTCGATGAGAATGGCAAGAGCCAGGGCGAGGTCGTGGCTGCGGAGCTAGACGCCTACGGCCAGGTCGAGGTGCTGGCAGTACTCACCACCAAGGAGGAAATTGGGCCGCTGAGCGTAGACGGCCAGGCCGTCAAGCTATTGAAGCTGCCCTATCCCATCGAGCGGCTCGATCCGGAAAACCTGGCGCAGGCGGCCGGCTGAAGCGGCTCGAAGCCCTCAGTCGATGCCGAACACGCGTTTCGCGGTCGCCGTGCTCTGTGCGGCGATCGCCTCGGCGCTCCCCCCCCGCAGTTTTGCCACCGTCTCGCACACCTGGCCGATACGCGCCGGCTCATTGCGCTGCCCCTGATGACCGCACAGCGGCATATCCGGGCTGTCGGTCTCCAGCACGAAGCCATCCTCGGGCAGGCTTTTCACCGCACGCCACAGGCGTTGAGCGCGCTCGTAGGTGACCGCACCGCCCAGCCCCACCACGAAGCCGAGGTCGAGGAACTTCCACGCCTGGTCCGGTGAGCCGGAAAAGGCGTGGATCAGACCGCCTGCTGGCAGATCGAGCTGCCGAAGTCGCTGGGACACCTTGTCGTTGGCATGCACGCAATGTATCACCACCGGCAACCGGCGCGACTTGGCCAGGCGCAGTTGGGCGTTGAACAACGCCCACTGGGCATCCAGGGTCTCCTCGAAGCGTGCATCGATGCCGCACTCACCCAGCGCCTTCACCTCTTGCTGCTCGTCGAGCATGCGGGCCAAGGCCTCGACATCGCCTTCGCCATGCTCATGCATGAAATAGGGATGCAGGCCAAGGCTGACATGGACGTCAGCGCGCTTGCCCAGCGCCAGCACCGCCGGCCAGCGCTCGCGGGTCGTGCCCGGGACCATGAAAAGACCGACGCCGGCTGCCCGGGCGCGCTCGAACATTGCCTCGCGATCGTCATCGAAGGCTTCGAAGTCGAGATGGCAGTGAGCGTCTATCAACATCCGTGTCATGCTCCTTGCGTGGAATGGCCACGCCGCCGTGTCACCTCGATTCGGGTTGCATTGCAGGCAACTGCGAGGTGCAGGCCGGGCAGCGGCTGGCCGGAATGGGAATCTTGCTCAGACAGTACGGGCAATCCTTGACGGTGGGTGCGGCTGCCGTCTCGGGGCGATAGGCCAGGTTCTTGAGCCGGTTGATGTTGCGAATCAGCAGAAAGGTAGCGAAAGCCACGATGAGGAACGATAGCAAGGCATTCAGGAACAGACCGTAGTTGAGGGTCACTGCCCCGGCCGCCTGGGCCTGTTCCAGGGTGTGGTAGATCTCGTCGCCAGTGCCGTCGCGCAGTACCAGGAACTGGTTGGTGAAATTCATTCCGCCCGTCACCAGGCCGATCAACGGGGTAAAGACATCCTTCACCAGGCTGTTGACGATGGAGGTGAAGGCAGCGCCGATGATGATACCCACCGCCATGTCGACGACATTGCCCTTGACCGCGAATTCGCGGAACTCCTTCAGCATCTTGGATGCCATGTCCCCCATTCCTCCCTTCAACTCCGCGACATTCCCGGCGTGCCTGGCGTCAGTGCTCGCGAGTGGCGGCGAAGCGAATCTCCGGCCAGCGCTCCTGAGTCATCTGCAGGTTGACCCTCGTGGGAGCAATGTAGGTCAGGTAGCCGCCGCCATCCAGCGCCAGGTTGGTGCTCGCCTTGCGCCTGAACTCGTCGAGCTTCTTGGCATCGTCGCAATAGATCCAGCGCGCGGTCTGCACGTTGACCGGCTCATAGACGCAGTCGACCTTGTACTCCTCCTTGAGGCGATGGGCGACAAGATCGAACTGCAGGGTGCCCACGGCACCCAGGATCAGGTCGTTGTTGTCCAGCGGCTGGAACAGCTGCGTGGCGCCCTCCTCGGAGAGCTGCTGCAAGCCCTTCTGCAGCGCCTTGAGCTTGAGCGGGTCCTTCAGTTGTACGCGCTTGAACAGCTCCGGGGCAAAGTGCGGAATACCAGTGAAGCGCATGTCCTCACCCATGGTGAAGGTATCGCCGATCTGGATGGTACCGTGGTTGTGCAGGCCGATGATGTCGCCGGGCCACGCCTCCTCCACATGGGCACGGTCGGATGCCATGAATGTCAAAGCATCGGCAATCTTGACGTCCTTGCCCAGACGCACGTGTCGCATCTTCATGTTCTTCTCGTACTTGCCCGAGCAGACCCGCAGGAAGGCGATACGATCACGGTGTTTGGGGTCCATGTTGGCCTGGATCTTGAACACGAAGCCGGTAAAGCGTGAATCCTGGGCATCGACGCTGCGCGTGTCGGTCTCGCGCGGCTGGGGAGGCGGCGC encodes:
- the mscL gene encoding large conductance mechanosensitive channel protein MscL; translation: MASKMLKEFREFAVKGNVVDMAVGIIIGAAFTSIVNSLVKDVFTPLIGLVTGGMNFTNQFLVLRDGTGDEIYHTLEQAQAAGAVTLNYGLFLNALLSFLIVAFATFLLIRNINRLKNLAYRPETAAAPTVKDCPYCLSKIPIPASRCPACTSQLPAMQPESR
- the ygfZ gene encoding CAF17-like 4Fe-4S cluster assembly/insertion protein YgfZ, which encodes MSDWITALGGRRVSDERVAFDTPDPARQAKERTVITPLVQFGVLDVTGPGAGKLLQGQTSAQVDLADGDYAPLTCFCSAKGRMLANAQLLRIDADRYRLILHRGLLEPLRDHLKKFAPFYKSELSIRDDLALLGLTGKEALALAEVHFDVTPPALWHQVGDQEFQLLAHPGPQQRLLACLPLPQAEAIASRLAEQALLVGNAVWCLQDIQAGLAWLTPTHQDALLPQMINWEALGGVSFKKGCYTGQEVVARAHFRGQVKKRLVRAQLEGDRLPELGTTVVDENGKSQGEVVAAELDAYGQVEVLAVLTTKEEIGPLSVDGQAVKLLKLPYPIERLDPENLAQAAG
- a CDS encoding TatD family hydrolase, which gives rise to MLIDAHCHLDFEAFDDDREAMFERARAAGVGLFMVPGTTRERWPAVLALGKRADVHVSLGLHPYFMHEHGEGDVEALARMLDEQQEVKALGECGIDARFEETLDAQWALFNAQLRLAKSRRLPVVIHCVHANDKVSQRLRQLDLPAGGLIHAFSGSPDQAWKFLDLGFVVGLGGAVTYERAQRLWRAVKSLPEDGFVLETDSPDMPLCGHQGQRNEPARIGQVCETVAKLRGGSAEAIAAQSTATAKRVFGID